Genomic segment of Dromiciops gliroides isolate mDroGli1 chromosome 3, mDroGli1.pri, whole genome shotgun sequence:
aagaatacagaaaaaatatgaactgcttcgatgaacagaggaagaactaGAATATGTAACTAAAcctatttagaaaaagaaatcgaggGGAGTCcaagccaagatggctgagaaaaGGCAGGACCTTGGCTGAGCTCTTAAATTTCTCTTGCAGCAACTTGAagtaatgcctcaaaatgaattctggattggcagaacccacaaaagagtGGAGGAAAATAATGTTCCAGGCCAGGTCCACTTAGAAGAACTGCAGGAAGGATAAAAGGGCGGCATAGCCCAGTGCAGGTGGTGTCTAAGCAAGCTAGCAAAAGACCCCTAGCCCCAGTACAGGTTAGCAGGTGAGGCCCCAAGGCCCCAGTGCAGCAGGAGAGCATCACACTAGGCCAGCTGTGAGGTCTTCAGTCCCTGGCACAGCAGGTGAATGGCCAGGCCTATTGTCCCCAGAACAGCAGGTAAGTGGCCAGGCCTGGAGACCTCTGTACAGCAGACCCATGGGCAGCATCCTAATTCTTGGTGCAAGAAGCTTAGGACACTGCCCCCTGTACCCTAGcaatgtgggatggaatttagggtcaaattgatcgtgagtcgtcccaaaagaattacaagactcagtgactcagtttcccaagttttattgcaatactgtgggtgacctgaaaagtggaaaggtatctctcgaatagtgaaagaaaagacagttatatttatagtgtggataaattgattatcagtctcattataataatctccaccttggggaggaacaagggagggcctgtcctattCATTAtgatattctccaccttggggaggtacaggggagggcttatcctaatttggagttcctggggttctaagccaacccctgaggtgggtacctttttcagtggaggtgtgttttgggggtttacatgtcctaaggtgaatctggggacaaatttggccttttctgcctgtgtctctttctgattcccatgcttagtttcaaaacatcttcatttttcattagaatttctatagcctgccattttatttaaggtctttatggcctagctccctctgttcccattatgggtactgattacagtgggtacaagaacctagcatcctgacttgtaagttatccattaactggggtctgaatctctctcctgcattgctctcatttccttttcaattctttcctccctctctctaaatcttccttctatctatcctactttctcttcaaagtcccttttgagtgcttccatggcctgagaccaattcatatttttcttggaagctttggatgtagggatcCTGAGGttgtttttctcttctgagggtgcacctcgatcttccttgttgctaaagaaactttcaatagttctcaactttctttgctttctcaccttgccattttttacttgacttttagctccctcttacagTCGGGTCCTACTTGCAAGCTACACtgcccaagcttcagagggtcccaggtgttttggtttgagggagggcaggtttttcccttgcctggcctgttctctggtctaaaGGTAACCTCAATCCAACTTGCTAGTTAAGAAAGAACTTCCAAGATactctcagggaaaattgccctgaaattccagaagcagaaactaaaatggaaattgaaagaatccactgatcacctccagaaagagatcccaaaaggattATCTACTGTCTTCTTTTCAGTCAGATTGAGTAAAGCAGTatcatacttttaattttttcaatcaacatttacttttatttataatttctctaggtttttttttattttcaagattattgatttcttctctaatttttatATCCTTTGTCCTTATTTTAGATTTTGTTTATCTGGAATTTAGAGTTCCAAGAcccaggagagaagggaagaacatTTGTTAGGACCAGCCTCTTGAAGAAGAGGGGATCCTAGAAAGCAGGCTTCTAGTTCAATCCAGGCTGTTGTAAGTTTTCAGTCTTatgtctctccccccacccccttctcactCCTATAAAATGGTTGTCTTCTGTGTTGGGGAAGTTGAAGCTGAACTTCTCCTTCTAGCTATAACTCTATGTGGTGTCTGATTAAGGACCATGCCATAAGCCTGTACCTCCCCGGGAGTTGAAGTCTAGGCTTCTCCTCCTGGCCCTGACtgtgtgtgccaaataataaacacttttactTACATTTTGGTTAGATTGTGTGggcaagtaattctttgaaagagaaatatttcCAGAACCAATGTCGCAGTAACATTCATTATCTCTCCTACCTAGAGTCATCCCCTCATCCCTCATGCTGCTCTTTACCAACTGACTGCTCCTTGGCCTTGGGTAAATCCTTgtcctctcttggcttcagttttccGATCGATCATTCATTCTCTGATGTTTCAAATGTTTGCTAGTAAAGATTTATGGCTTCTTTCTTGCCATAAGGTaaagaaaggtagagagagatatacagagagaaagacagacagagttATAGAAAGTTATAGAGAGAAAGACATAAGGAAAGAGAgctagagaggaagagagacagagaaagatgcactGATGCAGAGAGTTTAATTTGTGGATCAAAAGACATAGACATAGAAAAAAGAGGacaagaaacagaagaaagggagaaaaagtcagagacagagaggtggAGGGACAGAGACCTAGGCAGAACTGGCCACAAGGGGGCAAAGGAAATCTGTCATTTGTGAGCCAAGAGTCCTCAGACCCAGTCCCAGCTTTGCCCGTGACTCTCTGTGTATCCTGGGACAAATTGtgggagaagaatcagaatgagaATCAAGGTGTCTAGACCTAGAAgtgacctcaaaggccatctagcaAACCCTGGTCATGAGTCTAataaagagaggggaagggaattgtCCAAAGCtgatgtatcagaggcaagattggaacccatgtcctctgactccagagccagcactctttCACTTGTGCCTCATCAGGGTAAAACCAGGCTCTACCACTGCCTCTCAGTGTGACCTGGGAGAAAGTCTCTTTTTCTCTGGGAGCTTCAGTTACCTCAGGTGTAACCTGAGGAGATTGGAATCAGTGACCTGAGAGGTGCCCAGGCCCAGGTTCCAGGAACCAAACAAAGAAGCAGAAGGAGCTGGGTGGGGGCTCAGACTTTATTAATACATGCTCTGATACCCGCCCAGGAGTTATCCAGGCTCTTGCTTCAGCCGTGGCTGCCTGGGCTCAGCCTCATCCTCGGGGCAGGAATGAGATGGTGTAGCTTCTGGGGATGGTGAAAAAGCTCGCCACTATGGGGGAGATATCGATGGCTTCTTTTGGCAGAGGAGACTGGATGTGAAAGTTCTGCAGCACGgtggtgaggaagaggaagagttcCATTCTGGCCAAGCCTTCACCTAAGCAGGAGCGTTTGCCTGGGGAACAAGAGTCAGAGATGGGCAGGGTGAGGAGGGCTTTTAGGACAGACAATGTCAGAGCAGGGAAGAAGCGAAATGGTCATAGGAAATGATAGTTTGCTGGGCTTGGtttcaagaagacccgagttcaaatgttgcTTAGATATTTAGTATCTTTgtcttcctgggcaagtcatttaacttctccaaggTTCTGTTTTCTGTCCCAGGCctcaatttcacagatgaggaaatggagtcttAGGGATGAAGTGATtatgaagtgattttccccaggTCACCCTGGTAGGAAGCTTTAGAGatgagacttgcccaagggctTATGACTCCAGGCACAGGGCTCTTTCTAGTGTTTCTACTTCTTCCTCAAAGAAGTAGGGACACTAGTGACATGGGGGATATACTTTCTGGAACCCTTAGCCCCACAATGACAGCCTCTCTAGAACCATCTCACCCAGCCCCCCACTTCCACTTAAGAAACTTGGTCAAGTGAAATTGACCCGAGTGGTAGCAGGATGAATTGAGAGCCagctggaagaaaggaagggctCATCAGGCTCAGGCCACACTGGATGAGACTTGGGAGGAGTTGGGGGCaatagaggagaagagaaaaggcttTTCTGCTCACCAATGGAGAAGGGGATGAAGGCATCACACTTTTTGAACTGGCCTTTTTCATCCAGGAAGTGCTGGGGGTTGAAAGTTTCAGGGAAGGCAAATAAGTTGGGGTCCCTCATTACTGAACCCAGCATAGGATAAACTTCTGTGCCCTAGAGTTGGGGGTGAGAGaagacaataaaggaaatgaaagttgaagtggagagaggagggcaggaggagaggagacaaagtcagagagaaaaggaaaaaaaaacagggagaagagagagggggaaggaaggagggagagagagggagagggaagaaaaagggagaaggggagggagagggaaacagagaaaggaagtgagaaaaagacagagaattaTGGAagtagagagagggggaaggaagagattgaggggagaagagagggagaaagaagggtttggagggaaggaagatgaGGGTGGTTTTAGGGTAGGATAAGGGGTatttatggaaaagaaaatgagtgaaTACCGAAGGGTAATGATGATAGATGCAGATTTAGGGAATGAAAACAATGGAGAGGTTTCTCAGGTAGGGCAGTGGAGATTTGGAACTGGGCTGCCTAGAATGAAAGACCCCTACCTTGGGAAGAAGGTAGCCCCGGAATCTGGTGTCCTTGGTGACTCTCCGGACCAGAGATATGGGGTTTATGTTGCCAAACCTCTGGATCTCATGGATGACAGCATCTGTGTATGGCATCTTGGCTTTGTCCTCAAACTTGGGTAACCGATTGTGCCCAATCACCTGATCAATTTCCTCATGGATTTTGGCTGCAGTTTTTAGAGGGGGAGGGGCTTAACATAGGGGATTCAGAGAGACCCTAGGGAAGTCCcaagggaagagatggagaatGGAGTTTGGAGATGGATATTTGTGGATATTTTGTGATAGAGTCCGTGCTGCAGGGCCAAGGAGTGAAGGGGATATTCTATGTttctagggtgtgtgtgtgtgtgtgtgtgtgtgtgtgtgtgtgtgtgtgtgtgtgtgtgtgtgtgtaaagcacATGGAAGGTGAAATGAGGACAAAGTTTTTCCAGGCAGCTCTCAGGGTAGCCAAGGACTTCTAAGGGGGCTAGGGGAGGGGGCTCACCTTCTACCTCTGGATGCTTCATTAGCAGAAGGAAGCCATAGCAGAGGGTTGTGCCAACAGTCTCAGTGCCAGCAAAAAACAGGTTGAGCATGGTCATGATTAGGTTCTTCATGAAGAATTCTGTGTTGGGATTTTCCTTTTCCTGGGGTGGGAGAGTGGAGACCTCAGGGTTCTGTAACCCCAGACAACACACACTTCCTTTACCTCTAGAAGTCAGCTTCAAGGCCTCCTCTTCCCTCATGCCAGCTCCCTTTCCTTGAGCCCCAGTAATGTTGCAGGAGTGGAGGGGGAAATCCATCAATGACACTTGAACTGTAATTCAAAGATTCAAAGGGACCCAAAACATATCTATTCTCCTCAGAATGAACATAGGTGAACACAGATTTAgtgctgaaaaggaccttaagaGTTTGTCAAACCCAACCAGTGTCAGGAGGAATTTAATGCACAAAGAGGTTGGGACCTGCTCATGgtaacatagctagcaagtgtctgaggtgggctTTGAATCCAGCTATATCTGACCACTGAGTCTATAGCCAGATCCACTACACTCTACTGTCTTTCAGACTCCTGGGACACCAGAGCCTCAGCAGCCAGAGACACCCCCACCCTGAGCTACCTGACAAGTGGTGGTCCAGCCTCTGTTTAAAGATGTCCAAAGAGGGTGAACCCCACAGTTCTCTGGCTAGCCCATTGCACCTTTGGACAGTTCTCACATTTAGGAAGTCTTTTCTCCCTGACATCCAACCTAAATGCCTCCCGTTACCATTTCTTTTATTGCTGATGCTTCTGCCCTCTAGGACCAAGTAGAACAAGTCTATTATCCTCCttcctacattttatagatgaaggaacacACACCCAGGGAGAGAAATGGACTTTCCAAGGTCTTATTTAGAGATTTAGACAAAGTTGTTAGGATTAGCCTATTGGGTTCATGATCACCTCCTTCCTCTAAATCTAGACTGTGAATGTCTGTGAGGTGAGGAGGATACAGGGAGCATGGGAAATGGGGAATCCCTATTCATATCTCTTTATGTTGGCCTTCCCTCCAGTTGGCAATGACCAGAGGTGCTCAGTACATCTGAATACCTGCTCTGGCTTACTGCCTGACTCTGAGTTTTTTGTGAACCTACATCCTGACCTGTGTCAAGGGTACCTTTTAGCCCCACCCATGGAAGTCTCAGACTTGCCATCTAATATCTGCTAGTGCTGCCTGCTTATGTGTGAGACCTGCTGCCTGATGTCTATGGATACCCACTTCCCAATGTCTGGGGATTCCCCCAGAGATCTGTAACACCTTAGGACTGAGGTCTCACCCATCCTTTCCATTTTCACCTGACTACTGGGCCAGTACCTCCTGCATCTTGATCAGGAAGGAGTCAATGAAGTTCCGGGGGGAGTTAGGGTCCAGGGTGGCCTGGTTCTCCTGGACCTTCTCAGTGATGAAGGCCTCCAGTCCTTTCAGCTCCTTAAATGCTTGCTGCTGAGGCCCTGGCAGGTACTTCATCACTCCAGAGAACATCTCATATAACTGGGAGAGAGTACAAGAAAAGTCATGAGTCTCAGTCCCCTGGATTGTGTGCCTGAGGCATGTGAGGGGGATAATAGacactcatcatggaaaatgggagTTTAGGATAATGAATGGGGGTCATAGTGGAGAATGGGTGGTCAGGAGAGGGCTTAGAGTCAGATTGGGAATGGGTTAGTCAGGATGAGGTATAGGCATTTGGCTGGGAGTTGGTCATCAAGAGAGGAAATATGGTCAGAAGAGGGATGAAGACATGGTAGAAGATAGAGATAAGAATGGGGAAAAGAGGTCAGACTAGAAAAAGGGGCCATATTAGGCATGAGGTCAGACTGGGAATAGTGGGGTCAGATTGAGAAATAGGGTACAGGAGGTAGAGGACAGCAATGAAAGGGGAGGATTAAGGGACAAAGGTGAGTAGAGATCCGGGGGGGGGGTAAGAGAGAAGGTCTTGGAGGTCACCTGTCCCAGGGATGTGGCTGTGAACTGTAAGCTCCCCTTTATCATTTGCAACATGGACAGGAACTGCTTGTCCTCATATTCAAAGCGATCACCAAAGATGATGGAGCAGATGACATTGGAGACTGTGCAGCGCAGCATGAAGGTGGGATCAATGGGGGTCCCTGTAGCCCAGCCAGgtcaacagaaacagagaaatgtaAGTGCAGACGTAGAATgatgaagaaagcagaaaaagcaGAGAGATCAAGgtgatagaaaaggaagaagaggaagaaaaagaacagagaCCTCAAGAGTTGCATGGAGACAGTTTTGGATTGAGATAGTATGAAAGAGCAGGTGACAGGGTagtaggaagagagagaataaagatgCATAGAAAGTAGATTgaggcagagacagggagagaaagataTCGTGACTTAGTCTGTGACTCTCACACCATTCTCCAAAGGACAACCAATATCCCCACCCCAAAATCCTAAAAAAGAATGGAGACTGGATGTTGgagccccctccctcccaggctCTGTAGGCTGGACTCAGAAATGGAATGAACTCATTTATAGTCAAGGGATTCACTTGcctaggaagggggaaaggagaggacttTAAGAAGCTCTCATTTACATTGGGGTTGAGTAAGAGCTTGGGGTCACCCAGTAAAAGAGAGGCAGCTTGAATTCTTGGACCTAGATCATCCTGGAATGGGTCTGTGCCAACTTGGAAAGAGGTCTCCAGTGGATTGCTTTGGGGATTTCTGCTGTTTAACATTGTTATTATGTCTTGGATAAAGGTTCAGGCAGCCTGTCTATCCATTTGAAGTCAAcaatggttggttgttgtcctgtGTTACAGAAGAGAACAACAATGAGAACATGTTTgcgtcaaggtacagtgtgtccagctgtggctgatcagatcaatatgaaCTCAGAAAGCTCTACCACAGCTTGGCCACAATTAGATCTTGTGAACATttgatgtctctaaatttgcacatcgcACCTTtgttttgagctactgcaatatAATTTTTCTCATAAAGCATGGCACTTTCTTTGATATGGGTACACCATCCTGGGTGGTCCTTTGACAGTGTCTCCCATATCTTACAATTAATTTTCAAGTTCTTCAGACAGACCTTGAGAATGTCATTGTGTTATTTcatctgaccaccatgtgagtggCTGCCTTGCAAGAGTTCCCAGTAAAATAGttttttaggcaaatgtatattTGGCAATCAGATAATGTGGCTAGCCAATCAGAGTTGCATTCTCCCTAGTTGAGTTTGAATGCatggcagtttagctcaagaaaggaccttgcTAACTGGTACCTTATCCCACCACATTGATCTGCAGAATCTTTCTAAAACAGTTCAAATGGAGCTCTGGCAGTGCATGCATATACCTCTATATATATCCCTGGAAATTATACTGCCAAGGtgagtgaacttatccacagtattcagaatttctccatttgctttaGCTGATGGTTCCATGTGTGGATGGTGTGGTGTGAATCTGACAACAAAATTACATGGTCTAGCTAATTCTTATGATAGCCAGGATCCAAAATATTCCCAGGCTTGAATGATGGGGCTGAATTAAAGTTCCAGAAATCCACTTCACCTGCTCTAGATGGGGGAGGTGTGACCAAATAGTAGCTCCTCTGAAAAAGTTctgaggggggcagagccaagatggcggagaggaagcagcaagctgcctgagctccccttctgttccctcaaaaagaacattaaatcaagcctctggacggattctgaaactacagaacctgcaaagggacagagagacacagtcctccaaccagagataatttagaagacttcaggaaaaggttggtctgactcgggcaaaagggaggcccagggcagggcagcaacccagcgccgagggggtcagggcaagtcagcaggagctgcgggccacagccgaacaactgaggcccctggaacctggttcaaaaatctggtggccaagagggacagtggaaaaacctatctgcacCGGCCGGGaaggccacgaacgggtcaggcaggaATGGACACAGGgagcgggcgcctggctggcccagcgcacccagacaggaagtgcagggcgggggatctccacacaccataaaggcctcagagtaaaaagccggtcacacagcacctatacccctgcacaagaagcccaaaacagggaccctggtgcccctagagcagacctcaacttaaaaagtaaataaataagctgcaataatgagtaagaagcaaaaaagaaccctctccattgagagcttctgtatcaatagggaagaagccaatgcaaagtCAGATGacgacaataccctcaaatttcctacatgtgaagcctcacgagggaaggtgaattggtctcaagaacaaaaagccttcctggaagagctcaaaaaggatattaaaaatcaattgagagaagtagaagaaaaaatggggagagaaatgaaagcaaaacaagaaaactatgaaaaaaagaatcagcagcttggaaaaggaagcacaaagattgactgcagaaaacaattccttaaaaaattcatctggccaaatggaaaaaaaaagtgcataatttcactgaagaaaacactgccctaaaaaattcacttggccaaatggaaaaaaaggtgcataatcttactgaagaaaacattgccttaaaaattaaaattggacacttggaagataaggaatccatgagacaccaggaatcagtcaagcagaatcaaaagaatgaaaaaatagaagaaaatgtgaaatacctcattggaaagacaactgatctggaaaacagatcgaggagagacaatttgagaatcattggactgcctgaaagccatgaccagaaaaagaatctagacaccatattccaggaaattattaaggagaactgccctgatatcatagaatcagaggataaaatcatcattgaaagaatccaccgatcacctcctgaaagagaccccaaaaggaaaactccaaggaatattgcagccaaattccagaattatcaggtgacagagaaaatactccaagcagccagaaagaagcaatttaaatatcatggagccacagtcaggattgctcaggacctggcagcttcaacattaaaggaccgca
This window contains:
- the LOC122746208 gene encoding cytochrome P450 2A13-like isoform X8 yields the protein MLASGLLLGALFLCLSALMVLSVWRQRKVCSRLPPGPTPLPFIGNYLQLNTEEMFDSLMKIGEEYGPVFTVHLGPRTFIVLTGYEAIKEALVDQAEEFSGRGKLATFSWLIDEFGVALSNGERSRKLRRFSITTLRDFGMGKRGIEERIQEEAGFLVEAIRATKGTPIDPTFMLRCTVSNVICSIIFGDRFEYEDKQFLSMLQMIKGSLQFTATSLGQLYEMFSGVMKYLPGPQQQAFKELKGLEAFITEKVQENQATLDPNSPRNFIDSFLIKMQEEKENPNTEFFMKNLIMTMLNLFFAGTETVGTTLCYGFLLLMKHPEVEAKIHEEIDQVIGHNRLPKFEDKAKMPYTDAVIHEIQRFGNINPISLVRRVTKDTRFRGYLLPKGTEVYPMLGSVMRDPNLFAFPETFNPQHFLDEKGQFKKCDAFIPFSIGKRSCLGEGLARMELFLFLTTVLQNFHIQSPLPKEAIDISPIVASFFTIPRSYTISFLPRG